Genomic window (Pseudopipra pipra isolate bDixPip1 chromosome 7, bDixPip1.hap1, whole genome shotgun sequence):
ATGAAGTATCCTGTTTCTAAccaagaacaacaacaacaaaaaaaaaatgacacaatacagcttattttcatttcccttGAAAGAGATCATCTGGTAAAATTTGACAAGAAGTCTGCAGACGTGGGTTTGTGAACTTGGCATTTAAGCTGCACCAGAGAAAAAGCCCCATGGGAGCAGCAGAAtccttttgctgcctttttATAAGGCCCATCACAAGTCATTGCTCAGGGggcattattttctgtttgtctgcACCAAGACTGCTACCCCATATTTATTATGCTGACAGCAGGGAAAAAGCACTGAAGGCTACAAAATTTGCAGGACTAATACAAAATTCAGATCAACCTTTGACAGAGACACAACAGGTACTGAAAAGTGAGGCAAGGCAGCAGGGGAAGAGCAAGCaaaggggcagggagagggttGTGTGGAAATGAGAGTAAAGAAACAGTGGCTGAGGAGAGTTCTCATAGGcaaaaaacagaaaatggcAAAGGTAACACATTTACCACTGGCCTGCCAACAACAGCCCTTTGGGGCTCTTAATCCAGTGTTGTAGTTTAAGATGCACTCCTACCCCGTCCCACCAAAGTCACCATTAGGTGATTACAGAGCAAGGGatcaaaaggaaaacttttattGGGTAGCTCATACAGGGAGATAATGAATTTGTTGAAGTAATTATTGCTTtcattagcaattttttttttaaaggcgTTTCATACCTTTTCTTTGCttgggggtggtggtggagaGATCTTAGGACATACCCTGATGAAGCTCTAGCAGTTTCAAAGTTgtgaaaaatctttcttctcttttctatCTCCCTTCTCTGCTACATTCATATCTTCCCATTAGAGAAGTATCATTTTCCTGGCTTCAAAAGTCAGTGTGTGCTATTTCAGAACAGCATTCCAACAGTGACCTGTTCAGTGGGGGCAATCTGACTCAGTCTAGACAGGTAAGAATTAAAAtgcttctgtgctgctgttgaGAGCAGAGGTCAGACACTGGATGAGATTAGCAATGTAACACAAGTCTGCGCAAGTAAGAACTATCCCATCAGGATACTCCCTGCTGTTCTGTGtgcctgcagcagggaaggagccagCCTGCACCTTCTGCTCCCTCCAAGTGTTCCTGTAAGGCACGTTtcctgcaaagagaaaaacaaagtgagGACAGTAAACTGGTGGCTGCATTGTGTGCCAGTAGTGGGGGTGCAGTGAGAGGAATTACTTTGTGTACCTGGTATCTCCTGTAAGGTGTCAGGATTTCCAGTACTGACACACACCAGCAGTGAGGATGCCATTGAGGATCCAGGTGCCTTGTCCCTGCTCCGTCTCCTGCCTGGGAACAGCCAGCTCAAGTCACTGATAtgtttctgcagggctgctgctctgacGATGGCACCACCACTGCACCCTACTGAACACCGCTCCACACAGGCAGAACTTTTAGACACCCAGCACTTCAGTCACCCTCTTTTTAATGCCATTAGTGATGCAGCaacatgtatttatatttacatataaataCAAAATGGTCCGATATCACATTTTTAAGCATAATTTATAATCTGAAACTGCTTACACTTTCATGACTAGGTTCGGGTTTTTCTCATTTACATTCATCATTTAATTCCACTGGaatttgatttttaagaaaGCCCAACATATCTTAATTACCATAAAAAGATCCATACacattttacttaaaaatagCTTCTGTAAGAGGAAATCTACCAAAAATAACACGAAATATATTATTatgcatacattttcttttttgtaaagTACAAACAAGAATCTGATCTCTTCTGGGTATTGCCTGATCTAATATGGCTATAAgttctatttattttgtttgtttttcaaagtaaaGGGAAAGACATAAGAAATGTAAgaccaaaaaccaaaataaaatacattcttttcAAAGATACAGATGATCAGAGAATGAACACTTTGAAAACTAAAAAATGACAACATGTACAAAGAAACACTACCCAAGCACTATGTGGCCTTTTGTCAGAGcatgtgctgcaatgaccttgtaacagttattaaaaataacaaacaaaaaagtgctACTGGCAGAAAAAGCTGTcaagcaaacactgaaaaattgGTACTATTTCCTAACAAGTAAGTGCAGAACTGATCGTATTTTATGTGTTTTCCCCCATGTATGCAcacctctttcttcctctttctgctCGCAGGGCTGATCATTGCCACTCTGGCGATATGCTGGATGCCAAACCAGGTGAGAAGGATCATGGCAGCTGCTAAACCGAAGCAGGACTGGACTGTCCCCTACTTCAGAGCGTACATCACCCTCCTTCCCATCGCCGACATCTTCTTCTACCTCAGCTCGGTGGTGAACCCCCTCCTGTACAACATCTCCTCGCAGCAGTTCCGCAGCGTGTTCCTGCAGATCCTGCGCTGCCGCCTGACCATCCAACACGCCAACAGGGAGAAGTTCCTCAGAGCCAACCAGAGCTCCAGAGCGCGGAGCAGCCGGTCCCTACGCCCGCTGCTCTTCATGTCGTCGAGGCGCAATTCTTCCACCAAGGGCAACACCAAAGTTTTCCTAAGCACCTTCCAGAAGGAGCCCACACCTGACTGCAGTCCACAGAAGCCAGGTCCTGAATCACCAGAGCCCAGCCTGGAAGCAGTGCCCCTTGAGACTAGCTCAGAGCATGGTCCAGACGCACAGAACGGCCTTTGTGAACATCAAGTATGACTTCATAAGGCAAAGTTAATGATTAGCAATGAACTTAAAAAAACACGGAAATTAAAATGACCCAGGAAAGTGACTACATCTCAAAAGGAATAACACAGATGGGTTTGTTTCCAGTTATGCAAAAAGAGCAGGAGTTCTGTATCCTGCTGGGATTTTTAAGCGCACACTGGAAATTCAATCTGCTAACTGAACTCATTAGCTGCCAAAAATATCAGCCCCTCTCTCCACACAACCACTGAACTTCCCTCGCTGTTGACAGGGATttggaaacaaacagaaaataattgcaGTGTCTTTGAAGAAAGGAGGAGACAGAACAAATTGTgttggggcaaaaaaaaaaaaaaacaaacaaaccaccaaactTGCTTGAAGTTTAGCAATACAAAAACAACAGAGTAAATTTAAGAAGCAGAACAGTGGTTATCACTTGTGCCCTTGGCACCACACCAGAATTCCCCCTCTTCTTCGGCCGGGGTCCATTGCAGAGCGGAGTGTTGCAGCAGCTGATGCAAACAGAGTTCACCTtccctggagaacagaaggacTGGTACCCAGCAGAGGCGATCAGACACGCGGCTGAAGACGCGCAGGACTTGCGGTACATGATTCCTGTGACACAGAACAAAGGTTACTTAGTTTGATGTGAACATGGTTTTCCTTTACAACAGGGTTCATGCTTGAAAACTGTTGCAAAACCAGTTTACACTCCCAAAGCAGTGCTGGTGATTAAGGCAGACACCTCAGTGGTGACACGACCAACAACTCTgcactgcaggagcagcacagtcACTCTGCTTTGGATTTCTCTAGTTTGATTCTGGTTGGAACCAAAAATATTACAGACCTGATTTACATAATGTATATCAAATGATGCATTTTATAACTGcaatttttcatctttcagaATAAACTGTCTGAATAACTATAACTGAAATGCAATTACTGagaaaattagttttgtttCTATTGCTGAACAAGTCTGAGTTAAGGTGTCTAAGTAATTACAGCTTTCTATGCTGTTAATTTGTCttttgagtggttttttttccttttcttgttcCTTCACCACACACAGACAAGAAACCAAGAGTAAAAGGAGAATGAATATCAGCAAAACTTTCAtcctctccccttcctctttaattttttttttaaagaaaaactataAGTGCTCTTCCAGGTAATCTCAGTTCTTGCTTGTCTTTGAAGTTTAATAACCTCAACAacaaaaatttccatttctatAGGAACGTCTTGTCTGAGTTGAAagtcttctcttttttaatgtaatttaaattaattttaattaataatctAATTTATAATTTCTCAAAttgtttttaactgaaaaaaatacattctaatGTACACAGCTGTTATTTGAACATGGCTTTTAAAGGCTTTAAAATACACAGTTGTGTTTTCTCAAGCTGCAGTGGAAAATGGTTATGGCAGTTCTACCACTCATTACTCTAATATTCTCCTGCAACTGATACAGTAGAAATTGTGTCTTAGAAAAACAGACACATAACAGAAATAGATAATGGAGGTTTGCTCATATTGCCTTGCAGTTACAAGGAGAGATAAATATTTCcaagaataaaaatactgtTCCTTTTGAACATGGGATTCTCaaaaagttgggttttttttcttcctgaagagCATGGGACAGGATTCTCTTGAAGAATGGTGCTTCTCCATCCTGTGTCATAGTCCCAGAATGTTTTCAAACCCACAATGATGGAGACATTTTTCTGGAGGGAGTGAAGCAGGAATATGACCCATAGGTACCGAACATGCAATACCTGCAGGTACCTGTTCAGTCCCCAGGGACTTTGGAAACAAACACTACAACACCTTCATGATCCAGTGGATACCTCTGCAGTGGCAATGGGCACTGCACTACTGAAGGCTGCGGGTAGAACACTGTTTGTTTGGGTTGTGCTCAGAAAGAAGGATTTCCTGTCTTCAGAAACTTTTAATTAAAGCAATTCTTTTATACTGTCACAACACTGCTGCCATCCCAACAATGCAAGGGTTTCCTTATTTTGTGTTCTCCCTCTGCAAATCTCAACCCTGAAACATGTTTTGAGGCTATCTATCTTGTTAAACTTATGAAGAGAAGCCCTCAAGTGAGTGTTAAATCTTCCTCTGTCTCCAGTGAGTTTCAATCAATCAACACAGCAGGTAGAGCCTTTTCTCGAGAAGGAAGAGGAGCTACAGGCTGTTCTCTCTGTAACAGCAAAGGCACACAGATCAAGCAGCACTGCAGTAACCTTTATTACTACAGTTTGCAAAAAGACGGGAGCTCTGTCTCTGTTGACAAACCACTCTTGTCAAGAAGCCTCAACGGTGCTGCCACTGGTTGGCTTTACAATACCAAAATCTCAGCTGATGTTCCCCACAAGGACCTGGTACTTTTCCACATTCCTCGTGCAGTATTCCCAGAGCCAAGGCATATATGACCCTTCCCATGCCTAcaattaacttttttccttcccccttcctcttGAGAAAGGAATCTTGTATTCAGTAAAACTAGGCATAGTGATTGTCCTCTGTTCCCTAATCTCACATCTCCCCATCACATATTATTTCTCTGTAACTACAGCCAGCTATCATTCCTCAGTCTTCCATATCAACAGCAGTGAATTTGACTTTCCCTTCAAAGACCAAGCCTCCAAAAAGCTTTT
Coding sequences:
- the LYPD1 gene encoding ly6/PLAUR domain-containing protein 1 encodes the protein MIYKISSSPKHSMILNKMLSVPGLALQIQCYQCEEFQLNNDCSSPEFIVNCTVNVQDMCQKEVMEKSFGIMYRKSCASSAACLIASAGYQSFCSPGKVNSVCISCCNTPLCNGPRPKKRGNSGVVPRAQVITTVLLLKFTLLFLYC